One Edaphobacter flagellatus genomic region harbors:
- a CDS encoding chloride channel protein, producing the protein MNQEESASSLRDYSATNRMLFISGLAAILGVAGAILAWVLLGLIRFATNIFYYHRLSFADVSPANNTLGWMAAFAPILGGLLIGVIARYGSEKIRGHGMPEAIEAIIFKGGKVPPRIAVLKPIATAIAIGSGGPFGAEGPIIMTGGATGSLIGQLLRMTDSERTTLLVAGAAAGMSATFSCPLSAVLLAVELLLFEWRPRSLVPVAVASVTAGAIRRLLLGPGPIFPMLPTTVPIHHAAMLGALFIGLLAALLSTGLSRILYAIEDVFERLPIHWMWWPAIGGVVVGLGGLIFPQALGVGYEVIQKLVTDDVTWKLILGVLVIKSLIWTFSLGSNTSGGILAPLLMIGGAMGAAAGHLLTPVSQGAWALVGMSSILAAAIGAPLTAAMLAVELTHNGGLMLPVLLGCVVSYAVSVLLQPRSILTERLSRRGFHLSREYGVDPLETVMVRDVMHTSVFALPMDATRQDAADWLKKMNERGSEAWSHWQRLFPLVDADGRLGGILTRGQMITAGRDNNLKGSLLEAGSAKPAVVAPNDTLRSAAEKMAELHLTSFPVVNAQGALSGILTIEDLLSARSKARMRDSDRQRVLTLRWPFGKPLRAEHPIDDLVDRAYDSAVRDQERLLAAEEKIESGLD; encoded by the coding sequence ATGAATCAGGAAGAATCAGCCTCCAGTTTGCGGGACTACTCGGCAACGAACAGGATGCTGTTCATCAGCGGGCTGGCAGCGATCCTCGGCGTGGCTGGAGCCATCCTGGCGTGGGTGCTGTTAGGCCTGATTCGTTTTGCGACGAACATTTTCTACTACCATCGCCTCAGCTTTGCCGATGTCAGCCCGGCGAACAACACTCTTGGCTGGATGGCAGCCTTTGCCCCGATCCTCGGTGGACTTTTGATTGGTGTGATCGCGCGTTACGGGTCGGAGAAGATTCGCGGCCACGGCATGCCTGAAGCCATCGAGGCCATCATCTTCAAGGGTGGCAAGGTTCCTCCACGCATTGCTGTGCTGAAGCCGATTGCTACGGCGATTGCCATCGGCTCGGGCGGTCCGTTCGGTGCGGAAGGCCCCATCATCATGACCGGCGGCGCAACCGGTTCTCTGATCGGCCAGCTGCTGCGCATGACCGATTCGGAACGCACGACGCTACTGGTTGCTGGTGCTGCTGCGGGTATGTCGGCGACCTTCTCGTGCCCGTTGTCGGCAGTGTTGCTTGCGGTCGAGCTTCTGCTCTTTGAGTGGAGACCGCGCAGCCTGGTGCCGGTCGCGGTTGCATCCGTCACCGCGGGGGCGATTCGCAGGCTGCTGCTGGGACCGGGGCCGATCTTTCCCATGCTGCCGACCACGGTGCCCATCCATCACGCAGCCATGCTGGGAGCGCTTTTCATTGGACTTTTGGCCGCGCTGCTGTCGACAGGGCTGAGTCGCATACTGTATGCGATCGAGGACGTGTTCGAGCGGCTGCCCATTCACTGGATGTGGTGGCCTGCCATCGGCGGCGTTGTCGTCGGGCTTGGCGGTCTGATCTTTCCGCAGGCACTCGGTGTTGGTTATGAAGTTATCCAGAAGCTTGTTACCGACGATGTGACATGGAAGCTGATTCTCGGCGTGCTGGTGATCAAGAGTCTTATCTGGACCTTCTCGCTGGGTTCGAATACATCCGGCGGTATTCTCGCTCCGCTGCTCATGATCGGCGGAGCTATGGGGGCAGCAGCAGGTCATCTGCTAACGCCCGTGTCGCAGGGAGCGTGGGCGCTGGTCGGCATGTCGTCCATCCTTGCCGCGGCCATCGGCGCACCTCTGACGGCCGCCATGCTCGCCGTCGAGTTGACACACAACGGCGGCCTGATGCTGCCTGTCCTGCTGGGCTGCGTGGTCAGCTACGCCGTAAGTGTTCTGCTGCAGCCGCGCTCCATTCTGACTGAGCGGCTAAGCCGCCGCGGCTTCCATCTCAGCCGCGAATACGGCGTCGATCCGTTAGAGACCGTGATGGTACGTGACGTAATGCACACCAGCGTCTTTGCCTTGCCGATGGATGCAACGCGTCAGGATGCAGCCGACTGGCTGAAGAAGATGAATGAGCGTGGCAGCGAGGCATGGTCGCACTGGCAGCGACTCTTTCCTCTGGTGGATGCGGATGGCCGTCTGGGCGGCATTCTGACGCGCGGTCAGATGATCACCGCAGGACGCGACAACAACCTGAAGGGATCGCTACTTGAAGCCGGTAGCGCGAAGCCCGCCGTCGTGGCGCCGAACGACACGCTGCGTTCTGCTGCCGAGAAGATGGCAGAGTTGCATCTGACGTCGTTTCCTGTGGTCAACGCTCAGGGAGCACTCTCCGGCATCCTCACGATCGAAGATCTGCTTTCGGCAAGGAGCAAGGCACGGATGCGCGACAGCGATCGCCAGCGTGTCCTGACGCTGCGCTGGCCGTTTGGAAAGCCGCTTCGCGCCGAGCATCCAATCGATGATCTCGTGGATCGGGCGTACGACAGTGCGGTTCGCGACCAGGAGAGATTGTTGGCGGCCGAGGAAAAGATCGAGAGTGGACTCGACTAA
- a CDS encoding glutaredoxin family protein, producing MDLTVYTAAWCRDCREAKRFLDTHNIPYKEVDIERTPGAADLVLANVGKRAIPQFVIDGKWVQPYRPGEGFLYDEMEELFGVSS from the coding sequence ATGGACCTGACCGTTTACACCGCAGCCTGGTGCCGCGACTGCCGTGAGGCCAAGCGCTTTCTCGATACCCACAACATCCCCTACAAAGAGGTGGACATCGAGAGAACGCCGGGCGCGGCCGATCTGGTGCTGGCCAATGTCGGCAAGCGTGCGATTCCCCAATTTGTTATCGATGGCAAATGGGTGCAGCCCTACCGGCCCGGCGAGGGATTTCTCTACGACGAGATGGAAGAGCTGTTCGGCGTCTCGTCGTAG
- a CDS encoding vitamin B12-dependent ribonucleotide reductase, with protein MATIPNQTTSAAYQTSSQASGSTGRTPGLTFSRHFTRPGVSPFDEIVWELRDAVIQDFKGKTIFEQKNVEVPADWSMTATNIVASKYLHGQLGTPERETGVRQLVTRVAESIRDWGIEGGYFASAQDAETFFAELCHLLLNQKVAFNSPVWFNVGCDRLEPNSDAQNWHWNPHTCAVEFSVTGYKKPQCSACFINSVQDSLDSILNLAKTEGMLFKWGSGTGSNLSSIRGSNETLSGGGTASGPLSFMRGFDAFAGVIKSGGKTRRAAKMVILNVDHPDIIDFIECKQKEEAKAWTLVQAGYDGSGPDSEAYSSIFFQNANNSVRVTDEFMAAVEADATFVTRTVKNRLPVKEYRARDIMNKIAEATWQCGDPGMQYDTTINRWHTSKNSGRINASNPCSEYMFLDDSACNLASFNLLKFLTPGGQFDIASYRHGIAVVTTAMEIIVDAAGYPTESIAKNSHDYRPLGLGYANLGALLMAFGLPYDSDAGRDFAATVTSILCGDAYWQSSRIAELCPPLGAATPLTQQAHIAGGACPGFYVNREPFLDVIRMHRAEVNRIGASFDSPEPFVAPQLDEMIEASRHSWDGALAHGERFGYRNSQVTVLAPTGTIGFMMDCDTTGIEPDLALVKYKKLVGGGMIKIVNNTVPSALFKLGYTNAEVDAIVSYIDATGTIEGAPHVRPEHLAVFDCSFKAAKGTRSIHYMGHIKMMSATQPFLSGAISKTVNLPHDATVDDIAEAYIESWRQGLKAVAIYRDGSKGSQPLNVSAEDKKTTKTEAVATVDNSAVLAAAESRLNAQALQIADLEQQIRHVTEAATQNADAPDAQAPPRAVRHRLPAERASVTHKFGLSGHEGYITVGLYPNGQPGEIFIRMAKEGSTVSGLMDSFATAVSLALQHGVPLRVLCEKFAHTRFEPSGWTGNEQIGYAKSIMDYIFRWLQIRFLSGQQLSLFAGLAPQQAVPVEGSVNAPGNHVISSLNAAADSHKEGYSAVEQRPASLPGMYTETYTTTPPQQGIAPDYAAPPSRGAEGSTSPLSMEDRGIYHAATAMKSMVDMGDAPSCSTCGAIMTRNGSCYRCMECGSTSGCS; from the coding sequence ATGGCAACGATTCCCAACCAGACCACCAGCGCCGCCTATCAGACATCCTCGCAGGCCTCCGGTTCCACTGGCCGCACCCCGGGACTCACCTTCTCGCGCCACTTCACGCGCCCTGGCGTCTCGCCCTTCGACGAGATCGTCTGGGAGCTTCGCGATGCTGTTATTCAGGACTTCAAGGGCAAGACCATCTTCGAGCAGAAGAACGTCGAGGTTCCCGCCGACTGGTCGATGACGGCGACCAACATCGTCGCGTCGAAGTATCTCCACGGCCAGCTTGGCACCCCCGAGCGCGAGACCGGCGTCCGCCAGCTTGTTACCCGCGTCGCCGAATCCATCCGCGACTGGGGCATCGAAGGCGGCTACTTCGCCTCTGCCCAGGATGCCGAGACCTTCTTCGCCGAGCTCTGCCACCTTCTCCTCAACCAGAAGGTCGCCTTCAACTCGCCCGTCTGGTTCAACGTCGGTTGCGACCGCCTGGAGCCGAACTCCGACGCACAGAACTGGCACTGGAACCCGCACACCTGCGCCGTTGAGTTTTCCGTCACCGGCTACAAGAAGCCGCAGTGCTCGGCCTGCTTCATCAACTCCGTGCAGGACTCGCTCGACTCCATTCTCAACCTCGCCAAGACCGAGGGCATGCTCTTCAAGTGGGGATCGGGCACCGGCTCGAACCTCTCCAGTATCCGTGGCTCGAACGAGACACTGAGCGGCGGCGGCACCGCCTCTGGCCCGCTCTCGTTTATGCGTGGCTTCGACGCCTTCGCCGGCGTTATCAAGTCCGGCGGCAAGACGCGTCGCGCTGCGAAGATGGTCATCCTCAACGTCGACCATCCCGACATCATCGACTTCATCGAGTGCAAGCAGAAGGAAGAGGCCAAGGCCTGGACCCTCGTGCAGGCTGGCTACGATGGCTCCGGCCCTGACTCCGAGGCCTATAGCTCCATCTTCTTCCAGAACGCCAACAACTCCGTCCGCGTGACCGACGAGTTCATGGCCGCTGTCGAAGCCGACGCTACCTTCGTGACTCGCACGGTCAAGAACCGTCTGCCCGTGAAGGAGTACCGCGCCCGCGACATCATGAACAAGATTGCCGAAGCCACCTGGCAGTGCGGCGATCCCGGCATGCAGTACGACACCACCATCAACCGCTGGCACACCAGCAAGAACTCGGGCCGCATCAACGCCTCCAATCCCTGCTCCGAGTACATGTTCCTCGACGACTCGGCCTGCAACCTTGCTTCCTTCAATCTCCTGAAGTTCCTCACACCGGGAGGTCAGTTCGATATCGCCAGCTACCGTCACGGCATTGCCGTCGTCACCACCGCGATGGAGATCATCGTCGATGCTGCTGGCTATCCCACGGAGTCGATCGCGAAGAACTCGCACGACTACCGGCCGCTTGGCCTCGGCTATGCCAACCTCGGCGCGCTGCTGATGGCCTTCGGCCTCCCGTACGACTCCGACGCTGGCCGCGACTTCGCCGCCACCGTCACCAGCATCCTCTGCGGCGATGCCTACTGGCAGTCCTCGCGCATCGCCGAGCTCTGCCCGCCGCTTGGAGCAGCCACACCGCTCACGCAGCAGGCGCACATCGCCGGCGGAGCCTGCCCCGGCTTCTACGTCAATCGCGAGCCCTTCCTCGACGTCATCCGCATGCACCGCGCGGAAGTCAACCGCATCGGTGCGTCGTTCGATTCGCCCGAGCCCTTCGTCGCTCCGCAGCTCGACGAGATGATCGAAGCCTCGCGCCACTCCTGGGACGGTGCTCTCGCTCACGGCGAGCGCTTCGGCTATCGCAACTCGCAGGTCACCGTGCTTGCGCCTACCGGCACCATCGGCTTCATGATGGACTGCGACACCACCGGCATCGAGCCCGACCTCGCCCTCGTCAAGTACAAGAAGCTCGTTGGCGGCGGCATGATCAAGATCGTCAACAACACCGTCCCCTCGGCGCTCTTCAAGCTCGGCTACACCAACGCCGAGGTCGACGCCATCGTCAGCTACATCGACGCCACCGGCACCATCGAGGGCGCGCCCCACGTTCGCCCCGAGCACCTCGCCGTCTTCGACTGCTCCTTCAAGGCCGCCAAGGGCACCCGCTCCATTCATTACATGGGCCACATCAAGATGATGTCCGCCACGCAGCCCTTCCTCTCCGGAGCCATCTCCAAGACCGTCAACCTGCCGCACGACGCCACCGTCGACGACATCGCCGAGGCCTACATCGAGTCCTGGCGCCAGGGCCTCAAGGCCGTAGCCATCTACCGCGACGGCTCCAAGGGCTCGCAGCCGCTCAACGTCTCCGCTGAAGACAAGAAGACGACCAAAACCGAGGCTGTAGCCACCGTCGACAACTCTGCCGTCCTCGCCGCTGCCGAGTCTCGCCTCAACGCGCAGGCTCTGCAGATCGCCGACCTCGAGCAGCAGATTCGCCACGTCACCGAGGCCGCCACGCAGAACGCCGACGCCCCCGACGCTCAGGCTCCGCCGCGCGCCGTCCGTCATCGCCTGCCCGCCGAGCGTGCATCCGTCACGCACAAGTTCGGCCTCTCCGGCCACGAGGGCTACATCACCGTCGGCCTCTACCCCAACGGCCAGCCCGGCGAGATCTTCATCCGCATGGCCAAGGAAGGCTCCACCGTCTCCGGACTGATGGACTCCTTCGCCACCGCCGTCTCGCTCGCCTTGCAGCACGGCGTCCCGCTGCGCGTCCTCTGCGAGAAGTTCGCCCACACCCGCTTCGAGCCCTCCGGCTGGACCGGCAACGAGCAGATCGGCTACGCCAAGTCCATCATGGACTACATCTTCCGCTGGCTGCAGATCCGCTTCCTCTCCGGCCAGCAGCTCTCCCTCTTCGCAGGACTCGCCCCGCAGCAGGCCGTCCCGGTCGAGGGCAGCGTCAACGCTCCCGGCAACCACGTCATCTCCTCGCTCAACGCCGCAGCCGACTCGCACAAGGAAGGCTACTCCGCCGTCGAGCAGAGACCCGCGTCTCTCCCCGGCATGTACACGGAGACCTACACCACCACACCGCCGCAGCAGGGAATCGCCCCCGACTACGCCGCACCGCCATCCCGCGGAGCCGAAGGATCGACTTCACCCCTCTCCATGGAAGACCGCGGAATCTACCACGCGGCCACAGCCATGAAGTCCATGGTCGACATGGGAGACGCCCCAAGCTGCTCTACCTGCGGAGCCATCATGACCCGCAACGGAAGCTGCTACCGCTGCATGGAGTGCGGAAGCACCAGCGGCTGCAGCTAG
- a CDS encoding KdsC family phosphatase, protein MTAEERAKKIKVLIFDVDGVLTDGQIFVIPGPDGKGIESKGFAAHDGLGISLGRLGGLRIGIITKRNSQTVAIRARDLKLEFVYQGQAHKMEAAKDILAKTGYSLDEMAYVGDDIIDLPVMRACGLSIATANARQQVKDAAHYITPNAGGQGAGRDAIDFILSAQGSLERVIEAYLDYENPAAGVADVGVGNM, encoded by the coding sequence ATGACTGCTGAAGAACGCGCAAAGAAAATCAAAGTTCTCATCTTCGACGTCGACGGCGTCCTCACCGACGGCCAGATCTTTGTCATTCCCGGCCCGGATGGCAAGGGAATCGAATCGAAAGGCTTCGCCGCTCACGACGGCCTCGGCATCTCGCTCGGGCGCCTCGGCGGCCTCCGCATTGGCATCATCACCAAGCGTAACTCGCAGACCGTTGCCATCCGCGCCCGTGACCTGAAGCTCGAATTCGTCTACCAGGGCCAGGCCCACAAGATGGAGGCAGCCAAAGACATTCTCGCCAAGACGGGTTATTCGCTCGATGAGATGGCTTATGTGGGCGACGACATTATCGACCTTCCGGTCATGCGTGCCTGCGGGCTTTCCATCGCCACGGCTAACGCAAGGCAACAGGTCAAAGATGCAGCCCATTACATCACTCCCAATGCAGGAGGGCAGGGAGCAGGGCGCGACGCCATCGACTTTATCCTCTCGGCACAGGGCTCGCTGGAACGCGTCATCGAAGCGTATCTCGACTACGAGAATCCAGCAGCAGGAGTTGCTGACGTAGGTGTTGGGAATATGTAA